The following proteins come from a genomic window of Nocardiopsis sp. YSL2:
- a CDS encoding type 2 lanthipeptide synthetase LanM family protein has product MDSHVIAQIANRALSLSERLRAVAHDDTTALWEAPDEWKREAFHDEESFHRYLAAHGTTEGDVARALARRASTPTTELPDWTRDLVQVITSAHEVNDDEAVVFGLPCAPAPFSGLTSRFTGPAMREMRRALRDSVDFPAPGSRLERDLRSSLATRILALSLRTLVTELHRARESGELRGDTPEARYADFDQRLLADPAYLTRLFTDYPVLARLLVRARRDWLRHATELFTRLDSDRAELAARGWITGPKTPMVSLSMDSGDTHDEGRTVAIGAFACGGRVVYKPRSTGMDTLYERAAHHLNERATRPLVRAPGVVDRGGYGWTEFVEHSACPPEDLAKHYRGVGAALALTHALGANDIHMENAVASGIHSVVVDLEALLQNREVADPSASAFARARDLLNRSVLGVGFLPMRSGNGQGGTTADISVVAGGLESVEITVPTLVDYSTDRMSVGQGTGRMRPSANLPGDPQGLRPEHHTEDIVDGFTRARGLISADPDGFISALGHLSWLRARHLLRPTRLYGRLLYESTHPRHLGDGVDREHLFDRLWATTSGQPTVRAGVASEIRQLLRHDVPRFDASVEGISLLDGEGVVDEAYFTATAASALRERVAGMDEPDLIRQVSTIREAMSTLAADGHGRGRLQPVALTPGPEPEALRERALAAARTVLARLDASRVDGSSGRDCTWIGISPASFSGAGFEYRPLSPMLFEGLSGLTLTHVGAALALGSPDAPDPALLDTAWLCARPVMAFVEDTNAGAAPVSDAMGAYSGYAGALYALAHLSAAVGGDSRIDRLLKGGVDTIVRLAERDTYHDLAAGASGAAVVCLRLFEYTGDERTLTAALRVARIVAGRGQEDGEALGWPTDIDGGVLGGFAHGASGIGWALVEVGAAGGDDTLMEAGLRALAVDRKNFNPDVGSWPDLRREVRGQAAFPVQWCHGALGIGLSRELAHRVVPDSDLAAEAELAVEVALDRGVPPNDSLCHGTLGAREFLSLMSGHSARARAALGQLDRTILERFEQGKAEDGIAGTRAPSPGLMLGSAGFVLGLLRMAEPAVVPSVLHLEGPRQR; this is encoded by the coding sequence GTGGATTCGCACGTCATTGCCCAGATCGCCAACCGCGCACTGTCCCTGTCCGAGCGGTTGCGCGCCGTCGCGCACGACGACACCACCGCGCTGTGGGAGGCGCCGGACGAGTGGAAGCGCGAGGCCTTCCACGACGAGGAGTCCTTCCATCGCTACCTCGCCGCGCACGGAACCACCGAGGGCGACGTCGCCCGAGCCCTGGCCCGACGTGCATCGACCCCGACGACCGAACTCCCCGACTGGACCCGGGACCTCGTACAGGTGATCACCAGCGCCCACGAGGTGAACGACGACGAAGCGGTTGTCTTCGGCCTCCCCTGCGCACCAGCCCCGTTCTCCGGCTTGACCTCCCGATTCACCGGACCCGCCATGCGCGAGATGCGCCGCGCCCTGCGGGATTCGGTGGACTTCCCGGCCCCCGGCTCCCGTCTGGAACGGGATCTGCGCTCGTCTCTGGCCACCCGGATCCTGGCTCTGTCCCTGCGCACCCTGGTCACCGAGTTGCACCGGGCACGTGAAAGCGGTGAGCTGCGTGGGGACACGCCCGAGGCGAGGTATGCCGACTTCGACCAGCGCCTGCTCGCCGACCCCGCGTACCTCACCCGCCTGTTCACCGACTACCCCGTGCTGGCGCGCCTGCTCGTACGGGCACGGCGGGACTGGCTCCGGCACGCCACCGAGCTCTTCACCCGGCTGGACTCGGACCGGGCGGAGTTGGCCGCGCGCGGCTGGATCACCGGCCCCAAGACCCCGATGGTGTCGTTGTCCATGGACTCCGGCGACACTCATGACGAGGGGCGCACCGTCGCGATCGGCGCCTTCGCCTGCGGCGGACGAGTCGTGTACAAGCCGCGCAGCACCGGGATGGACACCCTGTACGAACGCGCCGCGCACCACCTCAACGAGCGCGCCACCCGACCGCTGGTCCGGGCACCGGGAGTGGTGGACCGGGGCGGGTACGGCTGGACCGAATTCGTCGAGCACAGCGCCTGCCCGCCGGAAGACCTCGCCAAGCACTATCGGGGTGTGGGCGCCGCACTCGCCCTCACACACGCCCTGGGGGCCAACGACATCCACATGGAGAACGCCGTGGCCTCCGGTATCCATAGCGTCGTCGTGGATTTGGAGGCCCTCCTGCAGAACCGCGAAGTGGCCGATCCATCGGCGAGCGCATTCGCACGTGCCCGCGACCTGCTCAACCGCAGCGTGCTGGGCGTCGGGTTCCTGCCGATGCGCTCGGGAAACGGCCAGGGTGGTACCACAGCGGACATCAGCGTCGTCGCCGGCGGCCTCGAATCCGTGGAGATCACTGTTCCCACCCTGGTCGACTACAGCACCGACCGGATGTCGGTCGGCCAGGGCACGGGTCGGATGCGGCCCTCCGCGAACCTGCCGGGCGACCCGCAAGGGCTGCGACCCGAACACCACACCGAGGACATCGTCGACGGGTTCACGCGAGCCCGCGGCCTGATCTCCGCCGACCCCGACGGCTTCATCTCCGCCCTTGGGCACCTGTCCTGGTTGCGGGCCCGCCACCTACTGCGTCCCACCAGGTTGTACGGCAGGCTGCTGTACGAGAGCACGCACCCTCGTCACCTCGGTGACGGCGTCGACCGCGAGCACCTGTTCGACCGTCTGTGGGCGACCACGAGCGGTCAGCCCACGGTTCGCGCCGGCGTGGCCTCCGAAATCCGTCAGCTCCTGCGGCACGACGTGCCCCGCTTCGACGCTTCCGTGGAGGGGATCTCCCTCTTGGACGGCGAGGGTGTGGTGGACGAGGCCTACTTCACCGCGACCGCGGCCTCGGCGCTGCGTGAACGGGTAGCGGGCATGGACGAGCCTGACCTGATCCGGCAGGTGTCCACCATCCGCGAGGCAATGTCGACCCTGGCCGCGGACGGACACGGCCGGGGCCGGCTCCAACCGGTCGCCCTGACCCCTGGTCCCGAGCCCGAGGCACTCCGTGAACGGGCCCTGGCCGCTGCGCGAACCGTCCTGGCGAGGTTGGATGCCTCCCGGGTGGACGGCTCCTCGGGGCGTGACTGCACCTGGATCGGGATCAGTCCCGCCTCGTTCAGCGGCGCCGGCTTCGAGTACCGGCCTCTGTCCCCGATGCTGTTCGAGGGGCTGTCCGGACTGACCCTGACCCACGTCGGCGCGGCCTTGGCTCTCGGTTCCCCCGACGCCCCCGATCCGGCTTTGTTGGACACCGCTTGGCTGTGCGCCCGACCGGTGATGGCCTTCGTCGAGGACACCAACGCCGGAGCGGCGCCCGTTTCGGACGCGATGGGCGCCTACAGCGGCTACGCGGGCGCCCTGTACGCCTTGGCCCACCTGTCCGCCGCCGTCGGCGGCGACTCCCGGATCGACCGCCTCCTGAAGGGCGGTGTGGACACCATCGTGCGTCTGGCCGAACGCGACACTTACCACGACCTGGCAGCCGGGGCCTCGGGCGCGGCCGTGGTGTGCCTGCGCCTGTTCGAGTACACGGGTGACGAACGCACCCTGACCGCCGCGCTGCGGGTCGCCCGTATCGTCGCGGGGCGGGGCCAGGAGGACGGCGAGGCACTGGGCTGGCCGACCGACATCGACGGCGGTGTCCTGGGCGGATTCGCGCATGGTGCCTCCGGAATCGGCTGGGCTCTGGTGGAGGTCGGAGCCGCGGGCGGCGACGACACGCTGATGGAGGCCGGGCTCCGGGCCCTGGCCGTGGACCGGAAGAACTTCAACCCCGACGTCGGTTCCTGGCCCGATCTGCGCCGGGAGGTACGGGGACAAGCCGCCTTCCCTGTCCAGTGGTGCCACGGTGCCCTCGGTATCGGGCTGAGCCGTGAGCTTGCGCACCGGGTGGTGCCCGACTCCGACTTGGCAGCCGAGGCCGAACTGGCGGTCGAGGTCGCCCTGGACCGCGGTGTTCCCCCCAACGACTCGCTGTGCCACGGCACCCTGGGTGCCCGTGAGTTCCTCTCCCTGATGTCCGGGCACTCGGCGCGGGCCCGCGCCGCCCTGGGACAGCTGGACCGAACGATCCTCGAGCGGTTCGAACAGGGCAAGGCCGAGGACGGCATCGCCGGGACCCGTGCGCCTTCCCCTGGCCTGATGCTCGGCTCGGCGGGGTTCGTCCTGGGGCTCCTGCGCATGGCCGAACCGGCTGTCGTCCCGTCGGTTCTCCACCTGGAGGGACCCCGGCAGCGGTGA
- a CDS encoding class I SAM-dependent methyltransferase, whose product MFADHYDEVMPKDAVAEQTADVLADLARGRGPALELGVGTGRIALPLARRIGTVVGVDFSQGMLDQLERDTKSTGENVRSVLADMRDYADGRAYPLVYCVTGTLSGLTDPEDQRRSVLAWARHLAPDGLLVLEMQNPEAVALIHGDRTIDTVFQAHPDNGTGVLVSRVLDTERSLWRVSSAYFGASGVKVSQETCRLTPPEELDGHAAEAGLESLARFGDWHRGPVEPHSGTYISVYRSSAGG is encoded by the coding sequence ATGTTCGCGGACCATTACGACGAGGTCATGCCCAAGGACGCCGTGGCGGAGCAGACCGCCGACGTGTTGGCGGATCTGGCGCGGGGCCGCGGACCGGCTCTCGAACTTGGCGTCGGGACAGGCCGGATCGCTCTACCTCTGGCCCGGCGGATCGGCACCGTCGTCGGTGTGGACTTCTCCCAGGGCATGCTCGACCAGCTCGAACGTGACACCAAGTCCACGGGGGAGAACGTCCGCTCCGTTCTCGCCGACATGCGGGACTACGCCGATGGCAGGGCCTACCCGCTCGTCTACTGCGTCACAGGAACTCTTTCGGGCCTCACCGATCCTGAGGACCAGCGCCGCTCCGTCCTGGCCTGGGCCCGGCACCTCGCACCGGACGGACTCCTCGTCCTCGAGATGCAGAACCCCGAGGCGGTGGCCCTGATCCACGGTGACCGCACGATCGACACGGTCTTCCAGGCTCACCCCGACAACGGGACCGGAGTCCTCGTCAGCCGTGTCCTGGACACCGAGCGGAGCCTGTGGCGGGTTTCCAGCGCCTACTTCGGGGCTTCCGGCGTCAAGGTCTCGCAGGAGACCTGCCGTCTCACGCCCCCCGAGGAGCTGGACGGCCATGCGGCTGAGGCGGGACTGGAATCGTTGGCGCGGTTCGGCGACTGGCACCGCGGCCCTGTCGAACCTCACAGCGGCACGTACATCAGCGTCTACCGCAGCTCCGCCGGCGGGTAA
- a CDS encoding IS110 family transposase — protein MSFEPTTVGLDVHARSTTACAICGPTGEISTIRLSSDHTQILGWLTGLATPVRVVYEAGPTGFALARTLTGAGLDCVVAAPSKLQRPSGDRIKTDARDALHLARLLRLGEVTPVRVPTPAQEAARDLSRAREDARADLMRARHRLSKLLLRQGLLWEGKNTWSWAHHDWIARQSFTDPALQAAFEAAHEQVLMVRDRRDRLDEAITQQAADPGWAPVVERLRCLRAISTVTAFGLATEIGDWHRFTGSSIGAYVGLVPSEHSSGSRRVLGPITKTGNTHVRRLLVEAAWHHRRPYRQPTREMRARWERAPAAARSRGHAGNHRLHRRWARFDERGKKPSVAVVAIARELAGWCWALAVVQE, from the coding sequence GTGTCTTTCGAGCCTACGACCGTCGGGCTGGACGTGCACGCCCGCTCCACCACCGCGTGCGCGATCTGCGGCCCCACCGGCGAAATCAGCACCATCCGCCTGAGCAGCGACCACACCCAGATCCTCGGCTGGCTCACCGGCCTCGCGACCCCGGTCCGTGTCGTCTATGAGGCCGGGCCCACCGGCTTCGCCCTGGCCCGCACCCTGACCGGGGCCGGCCTCGACTGCGTGGTGGCCGCCCCCTCCAAACTCCAGCGCCCCAGCGGCGACCGGATCAAGACCGACGCCCGCGACGCGCTGCACCTGGCCCGCCTGCTCCGCCTCGGCGAGGTCACCCCGGTCCGGGTCCCCACCCCGGCCCAGGAAGCCGCCCGTGATCTGTCCCGGGCCCGCGAGGACGCCCGCGCCGACCTGATGCGCGCCCGCCACCGCCTGTCCAAGCTCCTGCTGCGCCAGGGTCTGCTCTGGGAGGGCAAGAACACCTGGTCCTGGGCCCACCACGACTGGATCGCCCGCCAATCCTTCACCGACCCGGCCCTGCAGGCGGCCTTCGAAGCCGCCCACGAACAGGTCCTGATGGTGCGGGACCGCCGTGACCGGTTGGATGAGGCCATCACCCAGCAGGCCGCCGACCCCGGGTGGGCGCCGGTGGTGGAGCGGCTGCGGTGCCTGCGCGCGATCTCCACTGTCACCGCGTTCGGGCTGGCCACCGAGATCGGTGACTGGCACCGCTTCACCGGGTCCAGCATCGGCGCGTATGTGGGACTGGTGCCCAGCGAGCACTCCTCGGGGTCCCGCCGTGTGCTGGGTCCGATCACCAAGACCGGCAACACCCACGTGCGCCGGCTGCTGGTGGAGGCCGCCTGGCACCACCGCCGCCCCTACCGTCAGCCCACCCGCGAGATGCGCGCCCGGTGGGAGAGGGCCCCGGCAGCGGCCAGGTCCCGGGGGCATGCGGGCAACCACCGCCTGCACCGCCGTTGGGCCCGTTTCGATGAGCGCGGCAAGAAGCCGTCGGTGGCCGTGGTCGCGATCGCCCGGGAGCTGGCCGGGTGGTGCTGGGCACTGGCCGTGGTGCAGGAGTGA
- a CDS encoding response regulator transcription factor, translating into MIRVLLVDDEAMVRAGVRSILDGDPRIDVVAEASDGREGVDLTLSYRPDVVIVDIRMPVMNGLDAAAEIRRAAPGTGVIILTTFGEEEYVVRALSGGADGFLLKTGDPRELLLGVRAVAEGGAFLSPNVARRILNGLEHGRSMGQLHAREQVGELTDREREVLALLGAGLSNGEISRRLYLVEGTVKGHVSTILKRLGLRNRVEAAVMAHDAGLKPGSGDGFD; encoded by the coding sequence GTGATCCGAGTACTGCTGGTGGACGACGAGGCGATGGTCCGCGCGGGGGTGCGGTCGATCCTCGACGGTGACCCCCGGATCGACGTCGTGGCCGAGGCCTCGGACGGGCGGGAAGGCGTGGATCTCACCCTGTCCTACCGGCCCGACGTGGTCATCGTCGACATCCGCATGCCGGTCATGAACGGACTGGACGCGGCCGCCGAGATCCGGCGCGCGGCCCCGGGAACAGGCGTGATCATCCTGACCACGTTCGGGGAGGAGGAGTACGTGGTCCGTGCGCTGTCCGGGGGCGCGGACGGGTTCCTGCTCAAGACCGGCGACCCGCGGGAGCTGCTGCTGGGCGTGCGTGCTGTGGCCGAGGGCGGCGCCTTCCTGTCCCCGAACGTCGCACGGAGAATCCTCAACGGGCTTGAACACGGGCGGTCGATGGGACAGCTGCACGCTCGCGAGCAGGTGGGCGAGTTGACCGATCGCGAGCGTGAGGTCCTGGCTCTGCTGGGCGCGGGGCTGTCCAACGGCGAGATCAGCCGCCGACTCTACCTCGTGGAGGGGACGGTGAAGGGCCACGTGAGCACGATCCTCAAGCGTCTGGGGCTGCGCAACCGGGTGGAGGCAGCCGTGATGGCACATGATGCCGGGCTGAAGCCCGGAAGCGGCGACGGATTCGACTAG
- a CDS encoding histidine kinase produces the protein MRVLPARPPWSHAGLACVVAMGLLALWWPLLVIALPVPALLTGRLSEDPRPAVTVYFTGVVAGTVWLVLSTQPLGIWVTGSALVLFAVLLPWLVGLYLRSTSTLEQAGWERARTLEREARLVAERARMRERSRIAQDLHDEVGHELSLLSLRAGGLQMAPDLSEERQAQAKELREAAGRAAEQIMEAVGVLRADADPAPLDPTGGGIRTLVERARASGMDVALEQQEEESGDLPVMVDHAVRRVVQEALTNAAKHTPGAALRVVVSRTSDEVSVLVSETSSQQRRTEHTAPGAPGTGTGLVSLRERVRLVGGSLEAGKDETGWTVSARIPLRGSVAGSRSGGDPRTAAEPSPKAGRFRGAPVAPILREPHPDVAPYRRARRLVGWAIAAVVGLPVGAALTGYGLTVALATHQAATATLDPSVFEELEPGRPRAEVEAVLPEGDLYRTPFGERERPDGPDGLECVYYRSNDDVFGGGYETYRLCFDTEVLVSAETLVR, from the coding sequence ATGCGAGTACTTCCGGCCCGGCCCCCTTGGAGCCACGCGGGCCTGGCCTGCGTCGTCGCCATGGGCCTCCTGGCCCTGTGGTGGCCGCTGCTGGTGATCGCCCTACCCGTGCCCGCACTGCTCACCGGCCGCTTGTCGGAGGATCCCCGTCCGGCGGTGACGGTCTACTTCACCGGTGTGGTCGCGGGAACGGTGTGGCTCGTCCTGAGCACCCAGCCACTGGGGATATGGGTCACGGGCAGTGCACTGGTGCTGTTCGCCGTGCTGCTCCCCTGGTTGGTGGGTCTGTATCTGCGTAGTACTTCCACGCTGGAGCAGGCCGGTTGGGAGCGGGCCCGGACCCTCGAACGGGAAGCCCGACTCGTCGCCGAGCGCGCCCGGATGCGAGAGCGCTCGCGCATCGCCCAGGACCTGCATGACGAAGTGGGCCACGAACTGAGCTTGTTGTCGCTGCGAGCCGGCGGCCTGCAGATGGCCCCCGACTTGAGCGAGGAGCGCCAGGCACAGGCCAAGGAGCTGCGTGAGGCCGCCGGCCGGGCGGCGGAGCAGATCATGGAGGCGGTCGGAGTACTGCGTGCCGACGCGGATCCGGCTCCACTGGACCCGACCGGGGGCGGGATTCGCACCTTGGTGGAGCGGGCCCGCGCATCGGGCATGGATGTCGCCCTGGAGCAGCAGGAAGAGGAGTCCGGCGACCTGCCGGTGATGGTGGACCATGCGGTTCGGCGAGTGGTCCAGGAGGCTCTGACCAACGCCGCCAAACACACGCCCGGAGCGGCTCTGCGCGTGGTGGTCTCCAGAACATCGGACGAGGTGTCCGTACTGGTGAGCGAGACGTCCTCTCAGCAAAGGCGGACGGAGCACACGGCACCTGGGGCGCCGGGCACCGGAACGGGGTTGGTGAGCCTACGCGAACGGGTGCGGTTGGTGGGCGGATCGCTCGAAGCAGGGAAGGATGAGACCGGCTGGACGGTCTCGGCGCGCATCCCGCTTCGAGGCTCGGTCGCCGGGTCACGGTCCGGGGGCGACCCCAGGACAGCGGCTGAGCCGAGCCCGAAGGCTGGCAGGTTCAGAGGTGCCCCGGTGGCACCGATCCTGCGCGAGCCACACCCGGACGTGGCCCCGTACCGTCGGGCGCGCAGGCTGGTGGGTTGGGCGATCGCAGCAGTGGTGGGCCTCCCCGTCGGGGCCGCGTTGACCGGCTACGGGTTGACGGTGGCGCTTGCCACGCATCAGGCGGCGACCGCCACCCTGGATCCGAGCGTGTTCGAGGAGCTGGAACCGGGTCGGCCCCGGGCCGAGGTCGAAGCCGTGCTCCCCGAGGGCGACCTCTACCGGACTCCGTTCGGGGAGCGGGAACGGCCCGACGGGCCGGACGGGCTGGAGTGCGTCTACTACAGGTCCAATGACGATGTGTTCGGTGGCGGGTACGAAACGTACCGATTGTGCTTCGATACTGAGGTGCTGGTGTCGGCCGAGACACTGGTGCGATGA
- a CDS encoding ABC transporter substrate-binding protein: MLRSALRPLALLLAPSLLLTACGPSADGTSDGTGSDSGATTTIDNCGHEVGVDAPPERVVSLNQGTTEILLSLGLEDRVIGTATWTDPIMEGLEEANEGIPRLADDNPSFEAVLDAEPDFVTASFVSTLGTGGVATRAQFEDLGVPTYVSPSDCAAGKDNESGGDGSRSEPLTLDAVYGEIHDLARIFGVEERGDALVAELEGRVDAATADLDASDTSLMYWFSDSRSPYLAGCCGAPGAITRAVGAQNAFDDTHDEWPQINWETVADRDPDVIVLGDLTREAQTAESADAKIEFLESDPATRNLTAVREDRYILLSGQAMNPSIRTVEGIEHVAAGLRDLGFTQ, from the coding sequence ATGCTGCGTTCCGCGCTCCGTCCCCTCGCCCTCCTCCTCGCTCCGTCCCTGCTCCTGACCGCCTGCGGCCCGTCCGCGGACGGGACCTCCGACGGGACCGGATCCGACTCCGGCGCCACCACGACGATCGACAACTGCGGGCACGAGGTGGGCGTCGACGCCCCTCCCGAACGCGTCGTCTCCCTCAACCAGGGCACCACCGAGATCCTGCTCTCCCTCGGCCTGGAGGACCGGGTCATCGGCACGGCCACCTGGACCGACCCGATCATGGAGGGCCTGGAGGAGGCCAACGAGGGCATCCCCCGGCTCGCCGACGACAACCCCTCCTTCGAGGCGGTGCTCGACGCCGAACCCGACTTCGTGACCGCCTCCTTCGTCTCCACACTCGGCACCGGCGGCGTCGCCACCCGCGCACAGTTCGAGGACCTGGGCGTGCCCACCTACGTCTCCCCGAGCGACTGCGCCGCCGGCAAGGACAACGAGAGCGGAGGCGACGGCTCCCGCAGCGAACCCCTCACCCTCGACGCGGTGTACGGCGAGATCCACGACCTCGCGCGGATCTTCGGCGTGGAGGAGCGCGGGGACGCGCTCGTCGCCGAGCTGGAGGGGCGCGTGGACGCGGCGACCGCGGACCTGGACGCCTCCGACACCTCCCTCATGTACTGGTTCTCCGACTCGCGGTCGCCCTACCTCGCCGGGTGCTGCGGCGCTCCCGGCGCCATCACCCGGGCGGTCGGCGCGCAGAACGCGTTCGACGACACCCACGACGAGTGGCCGCAGATCAACTGGGAGACCGTGGCCGACCGCGACCCCGACGTCATCGTGCTCGGCGACCTGACCCGCGAGGCCCAGACGGCGGAGTCCGCGGACGCCAAGATCGAGTTCCTGGAATCCGACCCCGCCACCCGCAACCTCACCGCGGTCCGGGAGGACCGCTACATCCTGCTCAGCGGCCAGGCGATGAACCCCTCGATCCGCACGGTCGAGGGGATCGAGCACGTCGCCGCCGGTCTGCGGGACCTCGGGTTCACCCAGTGA
- a CDS encoding iron ABC transporter permease has translation MRGARSALLTTGGLVVLAVSIAITVTIGPADITTADVWRSVSARLGLGDSPLSPLREGIVWNLRMPRTLLAAVCGAGLALCGAVMQSLLRNPLADPFVLGVSSGASTGAVAVIVLGWGGGVVSLSAGAFAGAVLSFAMVVVLAQSLGPTMDRVVLSGVAAMQLFGGLTSFIVLTSADAETTRGVLFWLLGSLGGAGWADVALCAAVLAGVLAVCLAHTTTLDAFAFGEEAAAHLGVRVVRARLLLLTATALLTAALVSSAGAIGFVGLVLPHAARALTGSAHARLLPVTALSGAVFLVWVDTAARTVLDPQEIPVGVMTSLIGVPAFIAVLYRVRRTT, from the coding sequence GTGAGGGGTGCGCGTTCCGCGCTGCTCACCACCGGCGGACTCGTGGTCCTCGCGGTCTCGATCGCGATCACCGTCACCATCGGCCCCGCGGACATCACCACGGCCGACGTCTGGCGCTCGGTGTCGGCGCGTCTGGGGCTGGGCGACAGCCCCCTGAGCCCGCTGCGCGAGGGCATCGTCTGGAACCTCCGGATGCCCCGGACCCTGCTCGCCGCGGTGTGCGGCGCCGGGCTGGCCCTGTGCGGCGCCGTCATGCAGTCCCTGCTCCGCAACCCGCTGGCCGACCCGTTCGTGCTGGGGGTGTCCTCCGGGGCCTCGACCGGGGCGGTGGCCGTGATCGTCCTCGGCTGGGGCGGCGGCGTGGTGTCGCTGTCGGCCGGCGCCTTCGCCGGCGCGGTGCTCTCCTTCGCGATGGTGGTGGTCCTCGCCCAGAGCCTCGGCCCGACCATGGACCGCGTGGTCCTCTCGGGGGTCGCGGCCATGCAGCTGTTCGGGGGGCTCACCTCGTTCATCGTCCTCACCTCCGCGGACGCCGAGACGACCCGGGGCGTGCTGTTCTGGCTGCTGGGGTCGCTCGGCGGCGCCGGATGGGCGGACGTGGCCCTGTGCGCGGCGGTGCTGGCCGGCGTCCTCGCCGTCTGCCTCGCCCACACCACCACCCTGGACGCCTTCGCGTTCGGCGAGGAGGCCGCGGCGCACCTGGGCGTCCGGGTGGTCCGGGCCCGCCTGCTGCTCCTGACCGCCACGGCCCTGCTCACCGCGGCCCTGGTCAGCTCGGCCGGGGCGATCGGCTTCGTGGGCCTGGTCCTGCCGCACGCAGCCCGCGCGCTCACCGGGTCGGCGCACGCCCGGCTCCTGCCCGTGACGGCGCTGAGCGGCGCCGTCTTCCTGGTGTGGGTGGACACCGCGGCGCGCACCGTGCTGGACCCGCAGGAGATCCCGGTGGGCGTGATGACCTCCCTCATCGGCGTGCCCGCCTTCATCGCCGTGCTGTACCGGGTCAGGAGGACGACGTGA
- a CDS encoding ABC transporter ATP-binding protein — protein sequence MNDTEPAVADHRAQADEHEAGLRAERVSRLVGGRLILDGVTLAPRTGQTIGLLGPNGSGKSTLLRLLGGVLAPSSGVVTLDGRPLVRTARRAAARRVAAVEQNAHTQTELTVRDVVALGRIPHRRAWAPMSAADLEAVTAALERAGLTGLADRSWHTLSGGERQRAQIARALAQEPTELLLDEPTNHLDIQYQLDLMELVAGLAVTTVIAMHDLNLAAMYCDRLVVLRGGRVVAEGTPEAVLTPSLIGEVYGVRAEVDAGPGYPVIRFLR from the coding sequence GTGAACGACACCGAACCGGCCGTGGCCGACCACCGGGCCCAAGCCGACGAGCATGAGGCGGGGCTGCGCGCCGAACGCGTGAGCCGGCTGGTCGGCGGCCGGCTCATCCTCGACGGCGTCACCCTCGCTCCGCGTACCGGGCAGACCATCGGCCTGCTGGGCCCCAACGGCTCCGGGAAGTCGACACTGCTGCGCCTGCTCGGCGGCGTCCTCGCCCCCTCCTCCGGCGTGGTCACCCTGGACGGGCGGCCGCTCGTGCGGACCGCGCGCCGGGCGGCGGCGCGGCGCGTGGCCGCCGTCGAGCAGAACGCGCACACCCAGACCGAGCTGACGGTCCGCGACGTCGTGGCCCTGGGACGGATCCCGCACCGCCGCGCCTGGGCGCCCATGTCCGCCGCCGACCTGGAGGCCGTGACGGCGGCCCTGGAACGCGCCGGCCTCACCGGCCTGGCCGACCGGTCCTGGCACACGCTCTCGGGCGGAGAGCGCCAGCGCGCCCAGATCGCCCGCGCCCTGGCACAGGAGCCGACCGAGCTGCTGCTCGACGAGCCGACCAACCACCTCGACATCCAGTACCAGCTCGACCTGATGGAACTGGTCGCGGGACTGGCGGTCACCACCGTGATCGCCATGCACGACCTCAACCTGGCCGCCATGTACTGCGACCGGCTCGTGGTGCTGCGCGGCGGCCGGGTCGTCGCCGAGGGCACACCGGAGGCGGTGCTGACCCCGTCCCTCATCGGCGAGGTCTACGGCGTGCGCGCGGAAGTCGACGCCGGGCCCGGATACCCGGTCATCCGGTTCCTGCGCTGA